A section of the Candidatus Binatia bacterium genome encodes:
- a CDS encoding phosphodiesterase — MLLIVGWDGASPNIIEALLREGKLPNLAFLRERGGWGRVRAPWPPVTFPSWTTFMTGVNPGRHGIFDFTRRVPGSYRVHFVNATWRRAPSIWKMLSAAGKRVCVLGLPATYPPEAVNGVLLSGFDTPVTTKADPSFMYPPDRSAEIFDLGGFPFAEFQEFRAGPGWYARARALLLAGIEQKLRVAEYFLRQEPWDCFLVLFGESDTVAHHFWHYRDPSSPFASAGRACGLGDVVAEVYQALDYSLGRLLALAPDANVLVISDHGFGGASTTRIYLNRWLCEHGWLRFQKTSGARAWGKNLKAFALQSIPLRFQRMLFRWQGGKWSNALETSARFAGIDFRLSAAFSEELGYFPSIWLNVKGRDQWGVVDHSDYQRVRDDIREALWGWRDPMSGKVLVRNVWYREELYSGPFVEEAPDIILELEEDAGGYAILAGTSGGTPGPSVGQVHLGRWRGGKLQGLSGTHRQDGIFALSGPSIRAAGDRGPVRMEQFAPTILALCGVAPGNELFDGETCAPVVSENARTIEHIVQSWLPSGRVYSKQEEAEVCKRLKDLGYLE; from the coding sequence ATGCTTCTTATCGTTGGTTGGGATGGCGCATCACCGAACATCATCGAGGCTCTCCTGCGCGAGGGTAAGCTACCCAACTTGGCCTTTTTGCGGGAGCGAGGCGGTTGGGGCAGAGTACGCGCCCCGTGGCCGCCTGTGACGTTTCCGAGCTGGACAACGTTCATGACCGGGGTCAACCCCGGTCGCCACGGCATCTTTGACTTTACACGCCGAGTCCCCGGTTCGTATCGAGTCCATTTTGTCAACGCGACCTGGCGCCGAGCGCCAAGCATTTGGAAGATGTTGAGCGCTGCGGGGAAGCGGGTCTGCGTGTTGGGGCTACCGGCTACGTATCCACCCGAGGCCGTAAACGGGGTGCTCCTGAGTGGCTTCGATACACCGGTGACGACAAAGGCGGACCCCTCTTTCATGTATCCCCCAGACCGAAGCGCGGAGATATTCGACCTCGGCGGGTTTCCGTTCGCGGAGTTTCAGGAGTTTCGCGCGGGGCCGGGCTGGTACGCGCGCGCACGGGCTCTTTTACTCGCAGGAATCGAGCAGAAGTTGCGGGTGGCGGAATACTTTTTACGCCAGGAGCCGTGGGACTGTTTTCTGGTGTTGTTCGGCGAGTCCGACACCGTGGCACACCATTTTTGGCACTACCGCGATCCGAGTAGCCCCTTTGCCTCCGCGGGTCGCGCCTGCGGGCTCGGGGACGTTGTGGCGGAAGTGTATCAAGCACTCGACTACAGCCTGGGGCGACTCTTAGCGCTAGCCCCGGATGCCAATGTGTTGGTGATTTCCGACCACGGCTTTGGCGGTGCTTCGACTACGCGGATATATCTGAATCGTTGGCTTTGCGAGCACGGCTGGTTGCGGTTTCAAAAAACGTCCGGTGCGCGGGCGTGGGGGAAGAACTTAAAAGCTTTTGCATTACAGTCGATTCCCCTGCGATTCCAACGCATGTTGTTTCGCTGGCAAGGAGGAAAATGGTCGAACGCCCTGGAGACGTCGGCCCGTTTTGCGGGTATCGATTTCCGGTTGAGTGCGGCATTTTCGGAGGAGCTGGGTTACTTTCCCAGCATTTGGTTGAACGTGAAGGGGAGGGATCAGTGGGGGGTTGTGGACCACAGTGACTACCAGCGTGTACGTGACGACATCCGCGAAGCATTGTGGGGTTGGCGTGATCCGATGAGCGGGAAGGTGCTGGTGCGTAACGTCTGGTATCGGGAAGAATTGTATTCGGGGCCGTTTGTGGAAGAGGCTCCCGACATCATCTTGGAGCTCGAAGAGGACGCAGGAGGTTACGCAATCCTCGCGGGAACGAGCGGAGGAACGCCAGGCCCCAGTGTTGGGCAAGTGCATCTGGGAAGGTGGCGGGGAGGGAAGCTGCAGGGCTTGAGCGGCACGCACCGGCAAGATGGGATTTTCGCCTTGAGTGGTCCGAGCATCCGGGCCGCAGGGGATCGCGGCCCGGTCCGGATGGAACAATTCGCCCCTACAATTCTGGCGCTCTGCGGAGTCGCTCCGGGAAATGAACTTTTCGATGGAGAAACTTGTGCGCCCGTAGTAAGCGAGAATGCTCGAACCATCGAGCATATAGTTCAGTCTTGGTTGCCAAGCGGTCGCGTGTACAGCAAACAAGAGGAAGCAGAAGTCTGTAAGCGTCTGAAAGATTTGGGGTACCTTGAGTGA
- a CDS encoding acetoacetate metabolism regulatory protein AtoC — protein sequence MGKGAILIVDDDPLIRRQLQHICQQQGYRADVADGVGSAVALLERYPYDLLLLDLMMPGRDGASLLQEVRQRWQQVDVIMVTAHGSIRGAVEAMRAGATDYVTKPFSPDELVLAIDRVFERRRLLNEIEVLRDQLAQRYRFGNMVSRNPRMREIFRLVASLANADVTVLISGESGTGKELVARALHEQGKRRSGPFVPINCAAIPENLLESELFGYERGAFTGATGPKEGKIEAAHGGTLFLDEVESIPLAMQGKLLRVLEERCIERLGSTQRTQIDMRVVAATNQDLAECVSAGKMRPDFYYRIAVVPIELPPLRERREDIPLLATEFLARHPLAREKNIESISEQAMDVLMNYDWPGNVRELWNVLERAIVTADGHCLARVDVGTSRLREPGELAVGSCSRPLREFVREAERWYLNQLLERFRGNVTQAARHAGIDQATFHRKMRDLGIRAAAFRRA from the coding sequence TTTTGGAGCGATATCCGTACGACCTTCTCTTGCTCGACTTGATGATGCCTGGCCGTGACGGCGCAAGTTTACTCCAAGAAGTCCGGCAACGGTGGCAGCAGGTGGATGTGATTATGGTCACGGCCCATGGCAGCATCCGCGGGGCGGTGGAAGCAATGCGTGCCGGAGCGACCGATTACGTAACCAAGCCCTTTTCGCCGGACGAGCTGGTTCTGGCCATTGATCGGGTGTTTGAACGGCGCCGGCTTTTGAACGAGATCGAGGTTCTGCGAGACCAACTGGCGCAGCGGTATCGCTTTGGGAACATGGTCAGCCGCAACCCGCGGATGCGAGAGATCTTCCGTCTGGTAGCATCCTTGGCCAACGCCGACGTGACCGTGTTAATCAGCGGAGAATCCGGAACCGGCAAAGAGCTCGTTGCCCGGGCGTTGCACGAGCAAGGCAAGCGGCGGAGTGGCCCATTCGTGCCCATCAATTGTGCGGCGATTCCCGAAAACCTTTTGGAGAGCGAGCTGTTCGGTTACGAACGGGGCGCGTTTACGGGAGCTACGGGTCCGAAGGAAGGCAAAATTGAAGCAGCTCACGGCGGCACGTTGTTTCTCGATGAGGTCGAAAGCATCCCTCTTGCGATGCAAGGGAAACTCCTCCGGGTATTGGAGGAGCGCTGCATCGAGCGACTGGGTAGCACTCAGCGAACGCAGATAGATATGCGCGTGGTAGCGGCAACCAATCAGGATCTGGCCGAGTGCGTGAGTGCGGGGAAGATGCGGCCAGACTTTTACTATCGCATTGCTGTGGTGCCGATAGAATTGCCGCCTTTGCGAGAGCGGCGAGAGGACATTCCTTTGCTGGCAACAGAGTTTCTCGCTCGCCACCCGCTTGCCCGCGAGAAAAATATCGAGAGTATCAGCGAGCAGGCGATGGACGTCTTGATGAACTACGATTGGCCTGGCAATGTACGCGAGCTGTGGAATGTGCTGGAACGTGCCATCGTCACAGCCGATGGACACTGTCTCGCGCGGGTCGATGTCGGTACGTCGCGCCTCAGGGAACCAGGCGAGCTCGCGGTTGGCTCTTGCAGCCGACCTTTGCGCGAGTTTGTACGGGAAGCTGAACGCTGGTATCTAAACCAGTTGCTAGAGCGGTTTCGCGGCAACGTCACGCAGGCAGCTCGTCATGCTGGAATTGATCAGGCAACCTTTCATCGAAAAATGCGCGACTTGGGGATTCGCGCCGCTGCGTTCCGGCGTGCTTGA